The Candidatus Eisenbacteria bacterium nucleotide sequence GCCGGGCCCGCGCTCGACACGGCGCCCTCCGCGCTCACGGGACGGTTCACGAAGTCGTCGCGCGTGATCCGATGGTTCGCGCCGTCGCGTCCTCCCGCCGACGTGAGCCACTGGCCGAAGAGGTCGTTGGTCCCCGAGCGGCGATCGATCCAGGTCGCGACGTAGCGACCCGGTCCGCGCCCCATGCGAGGCCGGCGCTGGTCCATCGGCGCCGCGTCGTCGTTCAGCTGGGTCTCGGTGTTCCGGCGCGTGCCGTCCGGCAGGATGGAGATGGCGTAGATGTCGGGAGCGCCGTTCCGGGCGTCCTCCCAGACGGCGAGGATCCCGTCACGGCCGTCCCACGCGCCTCCGGGCGTGCCCTGCCTCGCCGGGACGAGCGCGTTCACGCGCGTGTTCGGGCCCGCGGGAAGGTCGTCGTACCCGACGCGCGCCATCTGCACGTTCGAGTCGAGCCCGAGGTTTCCGCGCAGGTCTTCCCAGAGGAGATGCGCACCGGAGGGAGTGGAGACCGCGCGCACGCTGCGCTGGTCCCGGCCATGGGTGTCGTCGTTCACGCGGATGTTCCCGCCGAGGAGCGCTCCGCCGGGAAGCACGCGCTGCGCGTACACGTCGCCCGGATCGCCCGCGTTGCGACGGTCGATCCACCCGACCACGTATCCGTCGGAGCCTGCGGCCACCGCAACGGACGTGTTGCGCTGGAACGTCGTGGTCCCGTTCAGCTTGAAATTTCCGCCGACCGGATTCCCGCCGGGATCCAGGAGCTGCGCGTACACGTCGAACGTGGTGCCGAAGACGGTGCCCCCCTCGCGCCCGTCGAGCCAGGCGACGAGGACCGAGCCGTCCGGGCGCGCCGCGAGCGCGGGCTCCCCCTGGTAGCTTCCCGCGGCCACCGGGTCGACGCTGATCTTGAAGTTCGGATTGAGGATCGCGCCCGAGGCCGTGACGTAGACGCCGTAGATCTCTCCCTTCGTCGTCCGCTGGTCGCCCCACACCGCGAGGTACCGGTTCGATCCGACGGCGACGACCTGCGGGGTGAGCTGCTCGAACGTCTGCCCGTCGTCGTTGAGCCTCAGATTGGGCGTGATCCGGATGCCGAGCGAGTCGAGCGCCGCGCCGTAGATGTCCCGGTTCCCCGAGCGGCTGTCCTCCCAGACGCAGAAGAAGGTCCCCGCCGGGCTCCCCGCGATGTCGGGGAGGGCCTGGGCGGTCCCCGACACGTCGTCGTTCAGCCGCCGGTTCACCGTGGACCCGAGCCCTTGCGGATCGCGGAGCGTGAGCATGTAGATGTCGAAGTCGACCACGGGGGCGCCATTCCGCCCGTCCATCCAGGCGACCACGAGCGCGCCGGTCGCGCCCACCGCGACGCGCGGAACCCACTGGTTCCGGTCGACGCGATCGTCGTTCAGGAGGAATTCGTCCTGCGCCAGGGCCGGCGCGGACCACGCGAGGGCGGCGGCGGCGAGGATGGCGGCCACGGAGAGACGGACGCCGGGGAACGCGACGGGAGCCGGCCGGAACAGCGCCGGACCGCGAAGCGTCGAGCCGCCGGGACGCGCGAGAGCCAGAGAGAACACCCCTTCCGGCGTGGCGGCGAGACGACGGCGCTCAGGCCGAGAGCGCGGGGATCGTCACCTCGGGGAAACGGGCCAGGACGTCGTACACGTCGCGCGAGATCTCCTGAAGCCGTTCCTGGCTCCTGGCTTCGAACCGCACCACCAGGACCGGCTGCGTGTTGGAAGCCCGGATGAGCCCCCACCCGTCGCCGAACTGGACCCGGACGCCGTCCACGTCGATGACGGGATACCGGGTGCGGTAGTGCTCGCGAACGGAGTCCACGATAGCAAACTTGGCGGACTCGGTGCAATCGAGCCGCAGCTCGGGCGTGGAGACGTACTTCGACTGCGGCAATTCGCGGAC carries:
- a CDS encoding FlgD immunoglobulin-like domain containing protein — its product is MFSLALARPGGSTLRGPALFRPAPVAFPGVRLSVAAILAAAALAWSAPALAQDEFLLNDDRVDRNQWVPRVAVGATGALVVAWMDGRNGAPVVDFDIYMLTLRDPQGLGSTVNRRLNDDVSGTAQALPDIAGSPAGTFFCVWEDSRSGNRDIYGAALDSLGIRITPNLRLNDDGQTFEQLTPQVVAVGSNRYLAVWGDQRTTKGEIYGVYVTASGAILNPNFKISVDPVAAGSYQGEPALAARPDGSVLVAWLDGREGGTVFGTTFDVYAQLLDPGGNPVGGNFKLNGTTTFQRNTSVAVAAGSDGYVVGWIDRRNAGDPGDVYAQRVLPGGALLGGNIRVNDDTHGRDQRSVRAVSTPSGAHLLWEDLRGNLGLDSNVQMARVGYDDLPAGPNTRVNALVPARQGTPGGAWDGRDGILAVWEDARNGAPDIYAISILPDGTRRNTETQLNDDAAPMDQRRPRMGRGPGRYVATWIDRRSGTNDLFGQWLTSAGGRDGANHRITRDDFVNRPVSAEGAVSSAGPALVAVHMAGNGDAGEIRGFRYTTTGQPPVSEFWISDDLPSSQSTPSVTATDVEFGAAWIDTREGRPRVYGQRLALDGARIGVNHPVLPAEPANPVYALDLEADPLGGYWLAYAAGASVNQRLWITHLDGTLVADRAPVEVAAGETGERASPSVGVGPDGRVEVVWLGRGTTEYSTARHQAFDKDGAVIGPPLAVDPSLADAAAGPSISVAGTWSFVAWEAKHDGNWSIFLRGFQDGTAPSTSVLRVDQDVLGADQLDPSVGADAGGRLVVIWTDARSTSSGTDILGRVYSFGPTSVTEEDPPDPPPVPEPAPPPASLRVGPAWPNPFSSRVGIALEAPPRGQNVRVTVLDASGRRVATLHDGPVPSGSAVLRWTGEDVRSRSLPSGVYWIVAESEGERRALRIVHLR